One Malania oleifera isolate guangnan ecotype guangnan chromosome 10, ASM2987363v1, whole genome shotgun sequence genomic region harbors:
- the LOC131166494 gene encoding uncharacterized protein LOC131166494 has product MASAIGSSQTTFTSQSVSNSSTALVDEYADNPYFLPENENPGFVLTSQPLTGPENYMSWARSVFLALSSRNKFGFVNGSIAEPDPSSPLFNSWSRCNTTVLSWLTNSLSMELKASVMYINKSKDLWFDLKDRLSQGNTPRLFELEKEISHLSQGSLSISSYFTKFKTLWDEFVSHQPFTVCSCACICGSKASQLDVQHKEHVFRFLMGLNDSYSNLIGQILLIEPFPSLSKVCSLVIQEEKRRNIGHDITGYNVEANAAAMFVNHNKGQFQHFNGDKGGGYSKKERPICPIVA; this is encoded by the coding sequence ATGGCTTCCGCTATTGGTTCATCACAGACAACATTCACTTCACAATCGGTATCCAATTCAAGTACAGCATTGGTGGATGAATATGCTGATAATCCTTACTTTCTTCCTGAGAATGAGAATCCAGGTTTTGTTCTTACATCTCAACCTCTTACAGGTCCAGAAAATTATATGAGTTGGGCTAGATCAGTGTTCTTGGCTTTGAGTTCCAGGAACAAATTTGGATTTGTAAATGGCTCGATTGCAGAACCAGATCCTTCTTCTCCTTTATTCAATTCTTGGAGTCGTTGTAACACTACGGTTCTTTCTTGGCTAACCAATTCTTTGAGTATGGAATTGAAAGCTAGTGTGATGTATATCAATAAATCAAAAGATTTGTGGTTTGATCTTAAGGATAGACTTTCACAAGGTAATACACCACGATTATTTGAACTTGAGAAAGAAATTTCTCATCTTTCACAAGGATCACTCTCAATAAGTTCTTACTTTACAAAATTCAAGACTTTATGGGATGAGTTTGTCAGCCATCAGCCCTTTACTGTTTGTTCTTGCGCTTGTATTTGTGGATCCAAGGCTTCTCAATTGGATGTTCAACATAAGGAACATGTTTTTAGGTTCTTGATGGGCTTGAATGATAGTTACAGCAATCTTATTGGTCAAATATTGCTAATAGAACCATTTCCTTCATTAAGCAAAGTTTGCTCTTTAGTTATACAAGAAGAAAAGAGGAGAAACATTGGTCATGACATTACAGGTTATAATGTTGAAGCAAATGCTGCTGCAATGTTTGTTAATCACAACAAAGGACAATTTCAGCATTTCAATGGTGATAAAGGAGGAGGGTATTCTAAGAAAGAAAGACCAATTTGTCCTATTGTGGCTTAA